In the genome of Lathyrus oleraceus cultivar Zhongwan6 chromosome 4, CAAS_Psat_ZW6_1.0, whole genome shotgun sequence, the window TACAACACCTACTTTTGCGGTGTGTGTACTATTTTAGGTGGATAATTTGTTTGCTTTCGCTAGCCCGAATCATCCATCTGAGAATATTTATTTAGCACGACTATGAGGCTTTCCTAACCAAGAGCGAGATACCCTTTCAGCGTCACCTCGAACTCAGTTGTTAAACAATCCACTTTCAGACACCGATTCATATCCTTTCAATATACGATCGATACTTGAGTTTCCTCGACTTTCTCAAACAACACAAGTATATTGAAGTGCTCAGACTCTAAAATAAAAATTTCTCTTATTTTTCTTATTATTTGTATACGGATGACTCAGTCGGGATTTGTCATGAGATAGATCTCATTACTCAAACATAATTAGAGACATTGCAAGATAAATGATAAAAAGGATAACATGCATAAGTTaacaaacaaaataaaagcaATAACAATCTAAATACGCCTTAATCAAAACAAGATTACTTGAATAACGATAAAGAAAAGTGCTCAAAAAATACAACAGAACTTAAAACAAGAGAACTAAAATTGAAAATAAGTAAAATGTAGTAAGGTCCTACATAATCCAATGATTTTCAAGTCTACTTATACCTAAAAATACAATCAAGAGCCTTAAATTTGTGCTAGTAAATGGATGAAGCTTTAAGGACTTAGATGGATCAATTTGGAACACCCAAAATCAGAAAACCATTACAAAACGCCAAAAATTCGCAACTGAAACTGGGTCCAACACAGACAGTGTCGTATAATAGATGggcgtatggggaagtggtacgcgtagcatacgcgtatgagataggtggtacgcgtatggaattggctgagaattgggccatacgcgtatgggactaggcaatacgcgtatgggcaggattgtgatttttctgtgctgttgttgtgcagtttttggttgttcagctggataatgtaatttagctgaggtatgatagagtagggatcatttcccgttgttttgagtagtataggtattagtagagtgtgctaatactatgattgattatgatggtatgcataatgttgtgaatgtatctattgtgtatgaaattatgaatggactgtttatggcttagagtgtgagcatatgtccattgtggatgattgttgatgtttgcatgactaagtgatttagcttgcatattgtggcctttatggtggtagctaattcccatggtgaggaattagtgagttagtattgtggattgttgttgatgtttgcatgctaggtgattaacgtgcatatcatagcccttggggtggtagctaattcccatggtgaggaattagtgagtgagtcactaggtctcaaatgagtgggactagtgagcttggtagccgtacctggatttggtcggtgaggttgaactatatgttcacgaatagtcggtaccgcatgcatggagtcccattgcataatgtatgtatgtatgacgtataatatgaatggatgtattccaatattatacgtgtgtcttatggttgtgttgagtttgagtatgatgatgatgatgattatgagttgatattgccgttgctgaatatgtgtgatctgattagggtgatgatatgtgttaaattacttagcattacatgatattttataatgcttattatatcgattgaggaactcacccttacaactatgtttcaggtaacgagcaatgattgagtaggagctagtgcttggagtctagtgtagttccttagtgggtcatgctctgatagatgtaacatcgggatgggatgtttttTAATTGTcttattgttggttgttgaaccattttacatgtaatgtgttacatgttttacaatgattgatgagatttctatccgctgcgtattatgcaaatgcttatgttttgaattaataaaagagcatgacagttattttggtgaatggtgtgaagtgattgtgtgacacccttaattgcatatctactctgatatatataattgttgttttaattaaatatttggggtattttagaagggtgttacaggtgTCGTGTAAGGAAACACAGTCTGCCTGTGTTGTCCTCAACTTCTTCATATTGTAAGGACACAAACCATGTAAAGATGGAGCAAAATTTCCACTCATTAGACACCGTTTCGACTATGATTTTGTACCTAAGTCTCACTTATCGATTTTCTTCTCTTTTCGTTCTTTTATAAATCATATTAAGGCAATGAAATATGGATAATCATCACAAACTATACAAAGTTAATTGAGAATTTATTTGTCATTTACAACACATGAGCGAGTTAGCTTTTGGAAGGGGCGACCATTTCAGGTTAGGCCCGACTTACTCCGACCAACTgttatttattaattattttttcgACAATGGGGATCAACCACCATTGGATTGAATAATTGAGTAAGGGTTGATTAACTTAATAGGTGCAATAATTGAATATTTTCTCTAATGTTTCAGAATTAGAGAAGAGATGGTATAGAGAAAAATTATATATCATCTCTTGGAGGAGGCAGAAAATACAGTATACGGGAGAATTGGATAAATTATACTATTTTTGCCTTCTTCTCTTGAGTTTTCCTTCCGTATTAAAACAAAATAAACTTGAAAAATGAAACAACACAAAATACATTAGAGAAGAGATGGTATAGAGAAAAATTATATATCATCTCTTGGAGGAGGCAGAAAATGCAGTATACGAGAGAATTGGATAAATTATGCTATTTTTGCCTTCTTCTCTTGAGTTTTCCTTTCgtattaaaataaaataaacttgAAAAATGAAACAACACAAAATACATTAGCAATTAAAAGTGTGGGTTTCCTCCCACAAAGTGATTCGTTTAACGTCGTTTAGCTCGACAATCCATGAGCGCAAGCACTCATGGTGGTTCCTTCAAAGATGATTATTCAACCTTAGGCTCAATGGTCTTAGGGGTCCATGCCCACCTATCTAACCATCTCTCATATTTACTACTCCCATTTTTCTTACTTTTATGGGATGGTTAATACTTCTTAATCGATGGGAGTGATTTTTGTTCTACCTTAAGTGCCGGTTGATCGGGTTCAGTTCATCACAAGTTTTAATCACATCAACTAAATAGCAAGAAAAATTTATATAAGGGTCTTTCAGGAGACTTATCATTATGACTTCAATCCTCTCATATCCTACCTCAAAGATTAACTTTCCTCTTTTAACATCAATAATTGTGCCATCAGTGCACAAAAAGGGCCTACCAACAATGATAGGTACTTGAGAATCTTCCTTAATGTCCATGATAATAAAGTCGGTTGGTATATAAAGATGTCCTATTTTTCATGGGTGCATCTTCTAACAGATCGAATGGGTATTTGACTGGTCTGTCTAATTGCAGAGAAACATTTGTGGATTTAATCTCACTCATTCCTAAGCTCTTGCACACGAATATGGGCATCAAGCTAACGTTGACCCATAAATCATACAGTACTATCTCAAACTCCAAAGTGCCAAGATGACATGGAATTGAAAAACTCCTCAGGTCCTTCCGTTTATGTGGCATACTTTGGATCATAACACTACTCGTAGCTTGATGCCCATATTCTTCATGTTCCTTTAATCTTCTCTTTTTAGACAGGATTTCCTTTTAAAAATTAACATAGGTGTGCATTTGGGAGAGAACTTAGGTGAAAGGTGTCGCGCCGCGAAAATACTACGgagttgccaccgaactttatttatttcaaaaaaaaagaaaaatattgataaaacccatGAAAATAACAAATAGTCGTCGCAACCAAGAGCAAATTCAGGAGtattatgcaaggggaatgtattaacatccctcacatccgttgtacttAACGAAAACCATTTTGTTTGTTCTTTGCGTGCACACATGTTATTATTTAAAGGTTACTTTTAAATTGATTAAAGGGGAAATATGTTTATTAGTTAGTGTGGTCGCCAAGGATTTAGACCatcgtgcctacgtattctcatagtataatgagaaaatcaaagcttcgtagttcgtggtagaaaataCGGATTTGTTGGTTGCTTTTATCGAACGATGTTAATGTTTATGTTCTAGCAGTTAAACGTTGCTTATATTCTCGCGCATGAGAGACCTAagcgtttgtttgtttgtggTAGAATGAATGCGCTTGTATCACATTCTAGCAGTTAAATATTACTTGTATGCTTGCGCAAGAGAGACTTAAGCGTTATTTGTATTGCGGTAGAACGAGAATAACATGTCCTTTGTGAAAAGGTTTTGGATGCTTTAAGGCAGAACATTGGATTTGATTGGACCCAGAGTTTAACTCATTAATTCTAATGTGTCTATCCCATTCCGCCCCGTTTCCTTTGTGGACTTTCGTGAACACAGGTTTACTTAAATTTTTGCGTTTTTAGGTTTTAAAATGTGCAATACCCGCCGATTTTCTCCTTTCTATCCTCACTTCTTTCGCGATAAATGTAAGTTTTGGACCCGCATCCTCAATTATACTCCTCCCCGACCCATTTTTCtttgccgggatgcccatttGCCACCCTAATTGCAATGCATAAGCGACCTAGCAAAGCACGCCGGTTGTTCGTATTGTGATTTTTCTCCGCTACGGCAGTTACACGCACTGCACCAGGCATCTCCGTAGAATCCAGCTGCTGCTCCCCTCCGTGCGGCCCCAATCGCGACACAATTGGCCGCAATTAACTATCTAGTTTTGAAATGCAGTAGATGGTATATATTTGATCTGCTCAGTTGAATTTCGAGAATTTGGCTACTGACATGAGCAAGGGTATTCATTCTCTGAAATGGGTTCTCTTGGATTTAATTGAGAGGTgcaatgatttgagatccttcaAGCAAATCCATACACAGCTCTTGACTTCTACCCTCGTTACCAATGACTTGGTTGTTCCCAAAGTTGCAAACTTTTTTGGGAAACATGTCACTGATATTCATTACCCTTGCAATTTCTTGAAGCAATTTGATTGGAGCTTGAGCTCTTTTCCTTGCAATTTGATGATTTTCGGCTATGGTGCTGGTCGCTTACCTTGGGCTGCAATCCTAGTTTATAGATGGTCTGTCCGTAATGGGTTTGTGCCTGATGTGTATACTGTCCCAGCAGTTTTGAAATCATGTGCTAAGTTTTCTGGTATTGTAGAGGTTAAACAGTTTCATACGTTGGCTGTTAAATCTGGTTTGTGGTGTGATATTTTTGTGCAAAACTCTCTTGTTCATGTTTATAGTATTTGTGGGGATACTCTAGATGCTGGTAAGGTGTTTGATGTTATGCTTGTGAGAGATGTAGTCTCTTGGACTGGTTTGATATCTGGGTATGTGAAGGCAGGGTTGTTCAATGATGCTGTTGAATTGTTTTTGAGAATGGATGTGGTGCCTAATGTAGCAACGTTTGTTAGTATTTTTGGGGCATGTGGGAAGTTGGGTTGTTTGAAATTGGGGAAGAGGGTTCATGGGTTGGTTTGTAAATACCCGCATGGAAAGGAGTTGGTGGTGAGCAATACAGTGATAGATATGTATATGAAGTGTGAGTCTGTCTCTGATGCAAAACAATTGTTTGATGAGATTCATGAAAAGGACATTGTTTCTTGGACGAGTATGATAAGTGGATTAGTGCAATGCCAGTGTCCACAGGAATCACTCGATCTGTTCGGTGAAATGTTGGATTCAGGTTTTGAGCCTGATGGGGTTATACTAACGAGTGTGCTTTCTGCTTGTGCTAGTCTTGGGCTTCTTGATTATGGAAGATGGGTTCATGAATACATTGATCGTAGACGTATCAAATGGGATGTTTATATAGGAACGTCATTGGTTGACATGTATGCAAAATGTGGTTGTATAGAGATGGCTCAACATGTCTTCAATTTGTTGCCTTCTAAGAATATCCGTACTTGGAATGCTTATATTGGTGGTCTAGCAATAAATGGACATGGGAAAGAAGCACTAGAACAATTTGGGTATTTGGTTGAATCTGGTACGAGGCCTAATGGGGTTACATTTCTAGCTGTTTTCACGGCTTGCTGCCATTCTGGCTTGGTCGATGAAGGTCGTAGCTATTTCAATCAGATGACAAGTCCCCCCTACAATCTTTCTCCCTTGTTAGAACACTATGGATGTATGGTTGATTTGCTCTGCAGGGCTGAATTGGTAGGGGAAGCTATGGAGTTGATAAAGAAAATGCCCATGCCACCTGATGTGCAGATACTAGGAGCTCTTTTGAGCGCCTCCAATACATATGGAAATGTCAGATTAACCCCAACAATGTTGAAATCACTTCCAAATTTTAAATGCCAAGAGAGTGGTGTATACGTGCTTCTGTCTAATCTATATGCAACTGATAAGAAATGGGGGGAAGTAAGGAATGTTAGGAGATTGATGAAGGAGAAAGGAATATCCAAGGCTCCAGGTTCTAGCATTATAAGGGTGGATGGTAAGAGTCATAAATTTTTAGTTGGAGATAACAGCCATCCTCAAAATGAAGATATTCACATTCTATTAAACATCCTTGCCAATCAAACCTATCTTGAGGGTCATATTGATACTCTCTCTTGATCAAACAGTCACATCGAGATGAGAGTAGCTATTGTTCCTCATAAAAAAAGATGTTTGGTTTAAATTGCAGCTATGGAATGCGTCAACTAATCAACAGTGCGGTCATTGTACCAAAGGTTCATATGAACTCCAAATAGTGTTGGTCTTATTGGTATACAACTTTGGAGAGCAATTTATGTATAGAATCAAATGTCTCAGGAGATGTTCCCAAAATTATTTTAGGATATCTTGCTGGGGCTTGGGCATGCTAAATATTTTCCAACAACATTTTATTCTGTTAAATCCATCACACATTTGACCTGAAATGTGGGGGGCAAGGATACACATGCGTTATAGAGTGCTACTATGAAGAAAGAAATTCTACATTTGGATCATTGTATTTCCGAAATGGTAAACTCCACTCAAAAGTCAGAATTATCTTGATATTAATTATTTATAAGATTGATGAAAACCAGAAATGCTAGATTTTTCAGCTCCATATGAAGTTCCTCTCCTTCATCAAAAACCTTTTCGGAATTCTTTTATCTATAGTAATACACTGTTCCTTCATGCCTTGTTTGTTTATTTTGTGGTTTTGCAATGTAATATCAACTATGAGGTTGTTTATTCATTAATATTTCCAATTTGATTTCCAACTTGCTTATTTTGTGGCTTTCTAAActgatttattttattttattttacttctGATAGCTGTTGATTCTGTTATTTTATAGGTTTCCAGATATTTGATGAAGAGGCCTATCACCTATGCAATGCAGCTCTTCCACCTACAGACTCATAACCATGCAATGCATTGACCATCTCTTCCACCAACAGACTCATAACCGCAAAGAACCATGAACCATGCCTCTATGCCTCTGTTCTGATCAACATTGACCACATATGAGATGGTTTCCTTCTGAGCACAGGTCTGtaattattattttgtttatAGTTTTCTTAACTTATTGCTGAATTACACTATGGTCATTACTCCATTTCTCCACTACATGAGGATTACCCTCAGAACTGATGTTTATGAGAAATGACTGCTAACATTGTCGATATCCACTGCTTATTCTCTCACTCACAAAAGAAAGAAcaagtatcaaactcaattgattATCAGCTTATGCTGCCATCCTGCTCTTTTTGTGGCATGTGATTTACTCTCCCATTGCGTTTGTTTTTCTGTTCAGGGTGATCGCTTGAGGGTAATGTTGCGTGCGGTGATATCTTTGTCTTGAAGGTTTACTAGTACTACTATTGCTCGAGATATTTCTGTTTTATGAACTTCACTAATTTCAATTTATAAATTCTGCAACTTTTGTTTTTCTCATCTATAGCATTAACAGAGATATGTTAATATAATCAAACCTAAAACAGAGGAGTAAATAACAACTTAAACCAACAATAATATAACTATAACTTGAATTTTTGAGTTTCTACAATGTACTATGATCATTATGGAAGAATCTAAAATAGAGGAAAAATAATTCAGACTTGAACTAATCTTTTGAGTTTCTACATGATTTTTTGAGGTTTCCTTTCTCATCCTAACTTGTTCTTGTATATCCTATATTCTCTTTATAATTAGATGCGGAATATGTTAGCAAATAAACCTAATTCATGATTCCCGTCGCAATATTTGCATGAAACACCGACACCATCATTATCAGCTTCCTCATCAGACCATGTTGACTTCAACTTCTCTGTTCCACCACATGTGTCAGAACAACAACACAGAGACAGATTTTGAACCACAACATGATTTTTCACCCACATGCTTTTAATAAAAGACTTCACCCTCTTTCTACATCTTGCAACCGTACTATTGCACGTGGAATTTTTCAATTCACCAAAGAGATCAAAACCAAGTTTTCttccttcttcatcttcttcacaatTAGCCATCAAAAGCATTGAATAAACATATTTAGCTTCATGATGACCCTCTAACGCAGCCTTTTTCAAATTCTCAAAACCCAAATTCACCATTGAAGTACTAAAATATTGCACCATTCCTTCACGATAAAGAATCTCCAAATTATCATTCTCTCTACAACGTCTCAAGAACGAGGTTTCTTTTTCGTTTGTGAACCACGGAAGTGGAATCAAAGCAAAGTTTTCCATGGATGCATGTTGATAAACGTAACCTTCTTCTGAAGCATTAAGAAAATCTTTGCAACTTAATTTCATTTGGCAAAGATCAGCCATTGAATGTGATGCAACCTTTCCAACAATCTCCACCAATAATTCGTTTGGAAGAGTTTTTACGATGTTGATGGGAGAAGcgtgtttttttttcttcttcagTTTATTAATTTCCTTCTTCGCTCTTAACAAAGCCATTTTATTAAACCTTAAGAAATGAGAGGACGAACTTCAATTTATAGGACTTATTTAGAAGACTCCtgaattaaataaataaaatttaatttgaaaattacttaaaataaaaaaaattatataaaaaaatagGAATTTAATAAAGTTATACATAATGGCGGTTGGACATAGTGAAAATAGAAAAAGTAGCCGCCAACGTGTCAAAATGGGTTTTTGGTTTTCCTAAACCCACATAAACCGATTCTGGAATTCGGTAGGGGAGGGTGGTGGAGTGGAGATGGATAACAGTCCCACCCAGCTGGATTACTATCATGACATGTGGAACCTCCAATCTACTGCCACACTTGTTTCTCACTTCAaggttttttttttaattattattattattattattattattattattgttattgaatttttatttttcaattttttaattttgagaaaatgatgaaaagggagatgatgGGAGGCATGTTTTGATATTGGATCGGACTATTTTCTATCCGCAAGGTGGTGGTCAACCGGCAGATACTGGATTCGTATACATTCATGACTTAGATGTCAAGTTTTTGGTTCATGATGTTCGATCAAAAGATGGAATTGTATGTTTTGTTTTTGGAAACATTATATTTCTTTTGTTGTTAAATTCTGTCTGCTGTTTTTATTGTTACTTTAATTTTGTCTAGGTTTTACATTACGGCGTATTTGAGGGTTTTGGAGAGGAGTTTGAGACCATACTCAAGAAAGGGAAGGAGGTTTCTCTATTTGTTGACGAGCATAGACGAAAATTGAATTCTAGGTATTTTCTTAGTTAGTAGCTATCAATTATTTGCATATGAATCATTGCATCCGTAGCTATGATTTACTTGACATCATTGAAAAGATGTCAAAATTAAT includes:
- the LOC127073302 gene encoding pentatricopeptide repeat-containing protein At4g38010, with amino-acid sequence MSKGIHSLKWVLLDLIERCNDLRSFKQIHTQLLTSTLVTNDLVVPKVANFFGKHVTDIHYPCNFLKQFDWSLSSFPCNLMIFGYGAGRLPWAAILVYRWSVRNGFVPDVYTVPAVLKSCAKFSGIVEVKQFHTLAVKSGLWCDIFVQNSLVHVYSICGDTLDAGKVFDVMLVRDVVSWTGLISGYVKAGLFNDAVELFLRMDVVPNVATFVSIFGACGKLGCLKLGKRVHGLVCKYPHGKELVVSNTVIDMYMKCESVSDAKQLFDEIHEKDIVSWTSMISGLVQCQCPQESLDLFGEMLDSGFEPDGVILTSVLSACASLGLLDYGRWVHEYIDRRRIKWDVYIGTSLVDMYAKCGCIEMAQHVFNLLPSKNIRTWNAYIGGLAINGHGKEALEQFGYLVESGTRPNGVTFLAVFTACCHSGLVDEGRSYFNQMTSPPYNLSPLLEHYGCMVDLLCRAELVGEAMELIKKMPMPPDVQILGALLSASNTYGNVRLTPTMLKSLPNFKCQESGVYVLLSNLYATDKKWGEVRNVRRLMKEKGISKAPGSSIIRVDGKSHKFLVGDNSHPQNEDIHILLNILANQTYLEGHIDTLS
- the LOC127073304 gene encoding putative F-box protein At1g67623, whose translation is MALLRAKKEINKLKKKKKHASPINIVKTLPNELLVEIVGKVASHSMADLCQMKLSCKDFLNASEEGYVYQHASMENFALIPLPWFTNEKETSFLRRCRENDNLEILYREGMVQYFSTSMVNLGFENLKKAALEGHHEAKYVYSMLLMANCEEDEEGRKLGFDLFGELKNSTCNSTVARCRKRVKSFIKSMWVKNHVVVQNLSLCCCSDTCGGTEKLKSTWSDEEADNDGVGVSCKYCDGNHELGLFANIFRI